The Fundidesulfovibrio magnetotacticus genome includes the window GGCGGCGCGCAGGATGCGCGAGGCGGCCGCGCCGATCACCGTGAGGGGGTTGCGCGTCTGGTGGAAGAGCCCCTGAAGCACGGGCTGGGCCACGGAGTCGTGGTGGGCGGTGTGGCCGCGCACGCGCACGAGCATGCACAGGTCCAGGAGGTCCACCACTGCGGAGGCCACGGCCGGGACCTGTTCCTGGGGCACGTGGCGGCGCACGCCCCGCACGAAGTACTGGCGGCTCTTGATCTCGCCCAGCATGGTGAACTGCACGCCGATGCCGCAGCGCGCGGCGTCCGCGCCCTGCTGCCACAGCTCCCGGAGGAAGGCGTCGTCCCAGGGCCTGTGCCAGAGGGTGGAATACCAGCCCACCCAGAAGCGCTTGGACGCGCCGCCCCAGTATTCCAGGGCGAAATCCAGGTAGGCGCGGGGGGAGGCCTTGCGGAAGAGGGCGTCCAGGTACTTGCCGGCCTTGCGCCCCCGTTCGGCCAGCATGGAGGCCCAGGGCCGCAGGATCTCCAGGCGCGCCTCGTCCAGCCCGATCTCGCGGCGGAAGTACTCGAAGCGGGGCAGCGAGGGGCCTGGGGTCACGGGTGCGCTCCCGCCGGGGTCAGGGCCTGTCGGCCGGGCGCATGGACTGGGCGGCGGCGTAGCCCGAGGCCCAGGCCCAGTGGAGGTTGTAGCCGCCCAGCTGGCCGGTCACGTCCATCACCTCGCCGGTGAAGTAGAGGCCGGGCACGCCCAGGCTCTCCATGGTCTTGGAGGAGATGGCCTTGGTGTTCACGCCTCCGGCGGTGACCTCGGCCTTCTTGTAGCCCGCCACCTCCTTGGGGGTGAACTCCCAGGCGGTGAGGCGCTTCACGATCCAGGCGGCCTCCTCCTTGCGCAGCTGGGCCACGGGCTTGGCCCCGATCTCCGGGGGCACCACCATGCCCGCCAGGCGCGCCGGCAGGAGTTTGGAGAGCACCGTCTTCACCTGGGATTTGGTGTTGCGGGCTTTCTGAAGCGTCTCCTCCGGCGAGGCCGTGGGCGTCAGGTTCAGGGTGACGGGCTTGCCCGTGCGCCAGTAGGAGGAGATCTGCAGGGCCGCAGGGCCGGAGAGGCCCTTGTGGGTGAAGAGCAGGTCGTCCTCGAAGGCCGTGGCGCCCACGGAGATGCGAACGGGCAGGGAAATTCCCGAGAGGGCGGCCATGCCCCATCCGGGGCCCATCACCAGGGGGGCGAGCGCCGGGCGCGGCTCCACCAGCTCCAGCCCGAAGGTTTCGGCCACGCCGTAGCCGAAGCAGGAGGACCCGGTCTGGGGCCAGGCCAGACCGCCGGCGGCCACCACGAGGTTGGCCCCGAACACGGCCCCGCCGGACCAGAACACGCGGAAATTCTCGGTGCGTTCGATGTTCTTGATGCGCGCGCCCATGTAGAAGTGCACGCCGTGTTGCTGGCAGAGGCGTTCCAGGAGGTCGGCCACGGCCTGCGCGCCCTGGCGGCAGAAGAGCTGGCCGTGGCGCTCCTCCACGCTCGAAAGGCCGTTCTCTTCGAGGAAGGCCTTGAAGTCCAGGGCCTTGAAGCGGCTCAGGGCGGAGAGGACGAAGTGGGGGTTGTCCGAGAGGAAGTTCTCCGGCCCCACGCGGGTGTTGCCGAAGTTGCACCGGCCGCCGCCGGTGATCTTGAGCTTTTTCCCGGTCTGGTTGTTGTGGTCGAAGACGGCCACGGAGAGGCCCCTGCGGGCCGCCGTCAAAGCGCAGAACAGGCCGGATGCCCCGGCTCCGATGATCACGGCGTCGTATCCGAACATGAGGGGTGCGATACGCCATCCCGTGCCCGGGAGCAAGGCGCAAGGAGAGGCGGATCAGATGAGGCGTCTGGCCCCGGCGAAGGAGGCGTTCCAGAAGGGATCGTCCAGGGAGCCTTCCTTCACCGCGCCGGGGGTGGAGGCCGCGTGCACGAAGCGTCCGTCGTCCACGTAGATGCCCACGTGGTGTACGCCCTTTTTGCCGAAGAAGACGAGGTCGCCGGGCTTGAGGTCCTCGCGGGTCACGGGGCGTCCTTCCCGGAACTGTTCGCGGGAGCTTCGGGGCAGGTCCAGGCCGCTCTTGCCGTAGACGTAGCTGGTGAGCCCGGAGCAGTCGAAACCGCGCCGGGGGCTTTCGCCGCCGGGCACGTAGGGCTTGCCCAGCAGGGAGCGGGCCGTGCGGATGAGGGTTGCCGGGTCCGGGGGCGCGGCGGATCCGGTTTCGGGGGCGGCTCCGGGGGCCTGCGCCTGGGCTGGGCCGGTCTTGTCGGCCCTGGACGGCGCGGGCGTCGGGGATTTGGCGGCGGCTTTGTGGGCGGGGCGTCGGAGCGCCGCCAGACCGTCGGCCCAGGCGGCCAGGGCGGCCTCGTCCTTGGCGCTGAACTGGACAGGGACCGTCGGGGGGGGAAGGGGATTCGCGGGAGGAGGGGCTATGGACCCGCGCACCTCGCCGGAGGCCACGCCGCGCACCGCACTGGCCAGGGCGGGCTCGGCCGAGGCCGGGCCGGCGGTTTCCGGGCGGGGGGCGGCCCTGGACAGCACGTCCGCGAAACCGCGCGAAAGGGGGAGGAGGTCGGCGGGTTGCGCCTCCCGGAGCGGTATGGTGTTTCGCGGCGTGACGGGTCCTATGGCCATGGGGGGCCTCCAGAACCGTCAATGCATGCGCCGTGCCGAGGTGGCGGATCAGCCCAGGTCCAGCTCCAGGCCCACGGGGCAATGGTCCGAGCCCGTCACCTGGGATTCGATCCAGGCGCGCTTCACGCGTGGCCTCAACTCATCGGAAACGTAGAAGTAATCGATGCGCCAGCCCACGTTGCGGCTCCTGGCCTGGAAGCGGTAGTCCCACCAGGTGTAGTGGCCGCCGCCCTGCTCGAAGAGCCGGAAACAGTCCACGTAGCCGTGGGCGGTGAAGCGGTCCAGCCAGGCGCGCTCCTCGGGCAGGAAGCCGGAGGTCTTCTCGTTGGACTTGGGGTTTTTCAGGTCCAGCTCGGTGTGGGCGGTGTTGAAATCGCCGCAGACCACGATGGGCTTGGTGCGGCGCAGTTCCTGGGCGTGGGCCAGGAAGGCCTCGTAGTAGCCCATCTTGTAGTCCAGGCGGTCCTGTCCGCGCTGGCCGTTGGGGAAGTAGACCGTGAGGAAGTGGAACTCGGGGTATTCCAGGTGCAGAAGCCGCCCTTCGCCCCGGAAGCGCGGGTCGGGCAGCTCGGCGTTCACGGCCAGGGGCTCGCGCCGGTAGTAGGCTCCCACGCCCGAGTAGCCCTTCTTCACCGTGCAGGAGACGAAGCTGGGCCGGTAGCCTTGAACCTCCCCGAAGTCGGCCTCGTGGCCGGGCTGGATCTTGGTCTCTTGGAGCCCGGCCACGTCGGAATCCGAGGCCGACAGCCACTCGAAGAAGCCCTTGCCCGCCACGGCGCGCAACCCGTTGACGTTCCAGGAATGGAGGATCACAGGGCCGCCTCCCCGGCCGTCAGCACCCGGGCCGAGAGGGCGGACCCGTCCCAGTCCAGGCGCACGTAGCCGCCCGAGGCCAGATCGCCCGGGTTGACCACCAGCGTGCGTCCGATGCGGTCCTCCCCGCGCGCCTCGTGGATGTGGCCCGTGAGGCACACCTGGGGCTGCACCTCCTCGATGAAGGCCCGCACCGCCGGGGAGCCCACGTGCGCGCCGCCGGACAGCCGGTCCGCCGCGGTGCCTTGGGGCGGGTTGTGGCACACCAGGAGCAGGGCCTCGCGGTCCTTCACCCGGGCGTGGACCTCGCGCAGCCACTGGCCGAGCTGTTCGTCGGGGACCTCGCTGGGCGTGCCGAAGGGCGTGGGCGCGGACCAGCCCACCCCCATGGCGCACAGCCCCGGGGCCAGGCGGACCACCCGGCCGTGCAGGTTCATGCCCGAGGCCTCCAGCATCTCCTGGGCCGCCAGGCGGTCCATGTTGCCGATCTGGGCCAGCACGCGGGGATTGAGGCGCGTCACGGCCTCGATCACCCGGGAGGCCTCCTCCCGGCCGCCCCGGTTGGTCATGTCGCCGGTGACGATCACCGCGTCCGCGCCGGGCAGCTCGGGGATGCGGGCGAGGTTGGCGGTCTGGCCGTGGATGTCGCCGATGCCGATCCAGTAGGGGTGTTGGTTGGTCATGCGCGGTCCGTGGTTGGATTGGTTCTTTGCCGACGGGAGCGCCCATGATAGCAGAATGCCCCATGGCCCACAACGAAGCTACCGCCCCCCCGCCGGACAAGGCCGCCCTGCGCCGCGCCCTGCTGGCCCGGCGCGACGCCCTCCCCTCCGGGGCCGGAAGCCACGCCGGAGCGCGGGCCGCCGCGCTGCTGGAGGCCCTGCCCCGCTGGCGCGAGGCCCGCGAGGTGCTGGTGTACCTGGCCTTCCGGGGCGAGGTGGACTGTTCCGGGATCATGGAGGCCCTCTGGCGGCGCGGCGCGCGCGTGCTGGCCCCGCGCTGCCGCCCGGGAGAGCGCGGCGTGCTGGACGTGGCCTGCGTCAGCTGCCTCGAGGAGCTGGCCCCCGGGGCCTACGGCATCCTGGAGCCGGACCCCAACCGCTGCCCCGCCCTGCACGCCTTCGCCCCCGACGCGGCCCTGATCCCCGCCGTGGCCTACGACCGCCAGGGCGCGCGCCTGGGCTTCGGACAGGGCTACTACGACAGGCTCCTGGCCCGCCCAGCCCTGCGCGACACCTTTCTCGTGGGACTTGCTCACCCCTTCCAGGTGCTGGACACGCTCCCCACCGACCCCTGGGACCGCCCCGTCCACGCCGTGGTGACGCCCGAGGAGGTGCTGTTCACGGGGTGAATGCCTCCGGCGGCCAGAGAGGGCGCTGCCCTCTCTGGATTTATATGGACCCGCCCCGGAGGGAGAGCCTCCCCCCGGACCGCTTCCGAAGGGAACGGCAACCGGCACGACAACTTCAGACGCACGCGAAACCAGAGGTCGATCCATGTCCGTCACGTTCATTCCCTTCGCCTTTCCCGGCATCCCCGGCGTACGCGCCGTCTTTACCACCGCCGCCACCGGCCCGGACCGGGGCAACATCTCCCGCAACGTCCCCCACGACCCGGACGCCGTGCGCGCCAATCGGACGGGGCTGATGGAAAGGCTGGGCTTCGCCCACTGGTGCTCGCTCAAGCAGGTGCACGGCACGGACATGGCCTTCGACCCGGACCCCGTGGGGCCGGGGGACGGCTCGGTCATCGTGGCCGACGGCAGCGCCACCGACAGCCCCGGCAAGGCCCTGGTGATCAAGACAGCCGACTGCCAGCCCATCCTGCTGGCCCACAAGGACGGCCGCCACGTGGCCGCGCTCCACGTGGGCTGGCGCGGCAACGTGCTGGAGTTCCCGCAAAAGGGCGTGCGGGCCTTCTGCGAGCGCTACGGCCTGGACCCCGCCGAGCTCTCGGCTGTGCGCGGCCCGAGCCTGGGGCCTGCCATGAGCGAGTTCAAGAACTTCGAGATGGAATTCGGCGAGCGCTTCCGCGACTTCTTCGACCCCGCCACGAACACGGTGAACCTCTGGCGGCTCACCGTGGCCCAACTGCTGGAGGCGGGCCTGAAGCGCGAACGCATCTACGGCCTGGACCTGTGCACCCACAGCCTGGCGGAGTTCCATTCGTACCGGCGGGACAAGGCGGCGTCGGGCAGGCAGGCGAGCCTGGTGTGGATCGGGTGAGAGGGCGGGCACACGACAGTCTCACCTCCCCAGCTCCCTCTCGATGCTGGCTGCCTGTTCCGTCTTGCCCAGGGCCTTGAAGCAGGCCGCGAGGCCCCGGTAGAGGTCTGCGCGGGCGGCGGGGTCGCCGCCGAACTCCAGGAACGCCGCGCGCAGCGTGGCCAGGGCCTGGCGTTCGTCGCCCAGCAGGGCGTGCAGGCGCGCCTCGGCCTGGCTGAGCGCCGGGTCGCTGCGGTAGCGCCTGGCCTTGCGGCACGCCTTCAGGGCCTCGCCGGCCCGTGAGGCCGCCACCAGCCGCGTCACGCGCTCCAGCCACGTGTCGAGGGTCGTGGATGCGTCCGCCAGCGTCAGGTGCGCCAGCACCTCCAGGGGCTTGCCCCGCAGACGCTCCAGGGCGCGCGCCGGGCGCTGGATCGCGTCGTCGGGCGTGCCCTCCTGCCGGGCCTGCCGGAAGAATTCCTCCAGCGAATAGCCCTCGCGCCCCTCCACGGGCGTGGCGAAGCCCCGCTCCATCTTGGCGCAGAAGTCCTGCTGCGATTGGAAGTAGTAGTGGTTCACCTGGAGAATCTCCGCAGTGTGGTAGGAGAAGGGGCCGTCCACGGGGATGCCGTGCTCGTTCACGCAGCAGCGACCCGGCGCGTAGCCGAAATGGTGCGGCGAGCGCGGATGCGTGACCTGGGACGTGTCCACGATGGACTTCACCGTCTCGCTGCGATGCAGGGCCCGCCGGTAGGCGCTGGGGACGCTCTCGCGTGGCCGCGACAGGTGGCCGTCGGAGCCGAACATCACCCAGTGGGCGGCCAGACCAGCGCGGTCTTCGTAGTCCTGGAGGAGGTCGCGCACGTCGTCGACGCGCTTGGGCACGAGGTATTCGTCCACGTCCAGGAAGGCCGTCCAGCGGGCCTGGCCCGCGAACTGCTTGAGGTAGCTGAAATAGGCGCTCAGCTGCTGGTTCTTCGCCGCCGGGAAGGGGATCACCCGGACCAGGCCGTGTTCCACATGGCCGCGCAACAGGCGCTCCACGGGCACGGCGCTGTTGTTGTCGAACACGGTGACGCGCTCGAAGCCCACGCAGAGGTGGTAGTCCACCCAGTCGGCCAGGGTGTGCTCCTCGTCCTTGGCGATGGCGCAGATCTCGGCGTAGCGCATGGCGTGCTCCGTTCGTTGGTCTAGGCCAGGTGTGCCAGGAAGCGTTCCAGGCCGCCGATCTCCACCGCGCGGCTCGCCTGCTGCCAGGCGGGGGCCAGCACGGCCTCGCGCCGGGCCGCGTCCAGGATGCCCCGGGTCAGGCCCGCGTAGTCCGCGTTTGCGCCCAGGTAGGCGCTGCCCTGGCCCGTGGCGGCGGGCAGGGTGAGGCCCAGGAAGGCCCCCTGCAGCAGGAGCGTGTCCTTTTCGCCCATGCCCGCCGTTGCGGCGTCCCAGGCGCGCTTCACCGAGGCCGGGGCGTCCGGCGGAGGGAAGCGCCAGGTTTTGGCCTTGCCGACGGACTGGAAGCCGTCGCGGTCGATGTCGCGGGTCTGGTCCGGGGCGTAGAGCAGGTTGAGCGCCCCTTCCTTGTCCAGGCCTGTGGGGTCGATGGGGTCGGCCAGGCAGTGGATGTGTTGTACAGCGGCCAGTTCCGCCTTGGTGAGCCCTTGCAGGAAGGCCTGGGGATCGTCGTAGCCGCCCTGCGCCGCGGCCTTCCCCAGCACGCGTCGGTAGGTGTCGGCGCTGGCTTCCACGTCGCGACGGTGGTCCTCGCTGATGCCCCGGGTCAGGTAGGAGCGCTGCCAGCGCTCGAACTCGGCGATGCGTTCCGATGCCCCGGAGGCGGCAGGGTTTTCCCCGGCCCCGGCCAGTGCCTGGGCGAAGGACGCGCCGTCCGAAACGGAACGCTGCTGGCAATATCCTGAAATAATGGATGAAGATTCCTGCGTGGCGGCGGCGCTTACGGACGGCATGGAGACCTCTCGGCTACGGGTGCGAAATGATCATACGGGTGCACCTTCCATGCCCGGAAAATACGTCCGTTTCCGGTGGATCGGGCCGGTGCTGGCGCTTCCGTCACAAGACCCCTTGTCCGCCGGGTCGATCTGGAGCATAGAGAGCCGATGAACACCCTGCGCGCCCTGCTCACCGCGTCCCTGCTCTTCTGCGCCCTCCCTGCCTCGGCCCAGGTGACCACCCTGGCCCAGCAGGAGGCCGTCTGGAACCAGCTGATCCAGGCTACCGGGAGCGATCCCGCCCAAATCGCCTCCAAGGCCCTGGACTTCGTGCCCCAGTACGGCAACTGGTGCGGCACCCAGACCACGGCGGCCTCGGCCGTGCCCATCGACTGCGTGGACCAGGCCTGCAAGGAGCACGATCTTTCCGTGGCCTATTCCTCCGCCAAGGCCACCCAGGCCCAGATCGTCCAGGCCGACCGGGCCTTCATCGGCGCGCTGACCTTCTCCCAGGCCTCCACACCCTACGGCGAGCTCTACCGGACCCTGGCCGTGGACCTCTTCGAGTGGAAAACCACCTTCGAACAGGCCAACAACGTGAGCCTCGTGGTCAACTGCACGGACTGCAAAACGCTCCCGTAACCAGAGTTTCGCTTGCCAGGGGGGCATCGGGGCCTTATGGAGGGGGGCCACAAAATCCGGGGGACCCCTTCAATGAATCAGAGCGCCAACGAAAAAATCCGCAATATCGCCATCATCGCCCACGTCGACCACGGCAAGACCACCCTGGTGGACGCCATGTTCCGCCAGAGCGGCACCTTCCGCGAAAACCAGGAAATGGACGACCGCGTCATGGACTCCATGGACCTGGAACGCGAACGCGGCATCACCATCGCCGCCAAGAACTGCGCCGTGTCCTGGAAGGGCGTGAAGATCAACATCATCGACACCCCCGGC containing:
- a CDS encoding NAD(P)/FAD-dependent oxidoreductase, coding for MFGYDAVIIGAGASGLFCALTAARRGLSVAVFDHNNQTGKKLKITGGGRCNFGNTRVGPENFLSDNPHFVLSALSRFKALDFKAFLEENGLSSVEERHGQLFCRQGAQAVADLLERLCQQHGVHFYMGARIKNIERTENFRVFWSGGAVFGANLVVAAGGLAWPQTGSSCFGYGVAETFGLELVEPRPALAPLVMGPGWGMAALSGISLPVRISVGATAFEDDLLFTHKGLSGPAALQISSYWRTGKPVTLNLTPTASPEETLQKARNTKSQVKTVLSKLLPARLAGMVVPPEIGAKPVAQLRKEEAAWIVKRLTAWEFTPKEVAGYKKAEVTAGGVNTKAISSKTMESLGVPGLYFTGEVMDVTGQLGGYNLHWAWASGYAAAQSMRPADRP
- a CDS encoding C40 family peptidase, whose product is MAIGPVTPRNTIPLREAQPADLLPLSRGFADVLSRAAPRPETAGPASAEPALASAVRGVASGEVRGSIAPPPANPLPPPTVPVQFSAKDEAALAAWADGLAALRRPAHKAAAKSPTPAPSRADKTGPAQAQAPGAAPETGSAAPPDPATLIRTARSLLGKPYVPGGESPRRGFDCSGLTSYVYGKSGLDLPRSSREQFREGRPVTREDLKPGDLVFFGKKGVHHVGIYVDDGRFVHAASTPGAVKEGSLDDPFWNASFAGARRLI
- a CDS encoding exodeoxyribonuclease III, with the protein product MILHSWNVNGLRAVAGKGFFEWLSASDSDVAGLQETKIQPGHEADFGEVQGYRPSFVSCTVKKGYSGVGAYYRREPLAVNAELPDPRFRGEGRLLHLEYPEFHFLTVYFPNGQRGQDRLDYKMGYYEAFLAHAQELRRTKPIVVCGDFNTAHTELDLKNPKSNEKTSGFLPEERAWLDRFTAHGYVDCFRLFEQGGGHYTWWDYRFQARSRNVGWRIDYFYVSDELRPRVKRAWIESQVTGSDHCPVGLELDLG
- a CDS encoding metallophosphoesterase family protein, yielding MTNQHPYWIGIGDIHGQTANLARIPELPGADAVIVTGDMTNRGGREEASRVIEAVTRLNPRVLAQIGNMDRLAAQEMLEASGMNLHGRVVRLAPGLCAMGVGWSAPTPFGTPSEVPDEQLGQWLREVHARVKDREALLLVCHNPPQGTAADRLSGGAHVGSPAVRAFIEEVQPQVCLTGHIHEARGEDRIGRTLVVNPGDLASGGYVRLDWDGSALSARVLTAGEAAL
- a CDS encoding 5-formyltetrahydrofolate cyclo-ligase translates to MIAECPMAHNEATAPPPDKAALRRALLARRDALPSGAGSHAGARAAALLEALPRWREAREVLVYLAFRGEVDCSGIMEALWRRGARVLAPRCRPGERGVLDVACVSCLEELAPGAYGILEPDPNRCPALHAFAPDAALIPAVAYDRQGARLGFGQGYYDRLLARPALRDTFLVGLAHPFQVLDTLPTDPWDRPVHAVVTPEEVLFTG
- a CDS encoding polyphenol oxidase family protein, translated to MSVTFIPFAFPGIPGVRAVFTTAATGPDRGNISRNVPHDPDAVRANRTGLMERLGFAHWCSLKQVHGTDMAFDPDPVGPGDGSVIVADGSATDSPGKALVIKTADCQPILLAHKDGRHVAALHVGWRGNVLEFPQKGVRAFCERYGLDPAELSAVRGPSLGPAMSEFKNFEMEFGERFRDFFDPATNTVNLWRLTVAQLLEAGLKRERIYGLDLCTHSLAEFHSYRRDKAASGRQASLVWIG
- a CDS encoding glycosyltransferase family 92 protein, whose product is MRYAEICAIAKDEEHTLADWVDYHLCVGFERVTVFDNNSAVPVERLLRGHVEHGLVRVIPFPAAKNQQLSAYFSYLKQFAGQARWTAFLDVDEYLVPKRVDDVRDLLQDYEDRAGLAAHWVMFGSDGHLSRPRESVPSAYRRALHRSETVKSIVDTSQVTHPRSPHHFGYAPGRCCVNEHGIPVDGPFSYHTAEILQVNHYYFQSQQDFCAKMERGFATPVEGREGYSLEEFFRQARQEGTPDDAIQRPARALERLRGKPLEVLAHLTLADASTTLDTWLERVTRLVAASRAGEALKACRKARRYRSDPALSQAEARLHALLGDERQALATLRAAFLEFGGDPAARADLYRGLAACFKALGKTEQAASIERELGR